A section of the Melopsittacus undulatus isolate bMelUnd1 chromosome 3, bMelUnd1.mat.Z, whole genome shotgun sequence genome encodes:
- the MFSD4B gene encoding sodium-dependent glucose transporter 1, producing the protein MKCFLIDSFSKSREFIHLPFVIGPNISFSLINIPDKHARSGVGSPTATDPKIPSRAGRRCKTGHNNPKPPEVKQRQHALARRYPPTHGPVSTVTAVGGAPAGGAEYAGSCSSPPSPCEGAGPGCSRPPAVSAGAAAWRAMAGAERKKHVRFAAPGHAAAAAGPRFPGAPRAEVAVVGGGWRCGRGGDGAVLRWCISGALCAAFLGLGMSIAVLGPTFQNLAANVHKNVSDIYYIFVGRSLGYLGGSVLGGLLFDCMNAPLLLALSMFGTTVGLYGIPWCKKSLLLTVLMSVIGASMGILDTGGNVLALNTWGAEAGPHMQALHFSFAVGAFVAPILAKMALGGSDSKDFAVAEKTNQSVLRSVPTTSAASAMSALKHRLGADFQWSYVVIGTYLLLVSFFFFILYSKGSSARDKSKASLQKCVFAKYHSALISLLFMFFFCYVGAEVTYGSYIFTYAKVFAEMKENEAAALNSVFWGAFAACRGVAIFCAACLYPGIMILVSIIGSAVSSLCLAFFARSPALLWVGTAVYGASMATIFPSGISWIEQYTVVQGKSASLFVIGAALGEMCIPAVVGYLQGRFHHVPVVVYTALVTSAVTVVLFPLMYKLANCPRESSLKERSESEDRKALLSNVGLNEDEEDEEDVREWNEADFEVIEMNDTLRNSVIETSRKIPGDSPAKGSLQPRLDNVLCDSPVVAGGSPGRKNVNTDREKND; encoded by the exons ATGAAGTGTTTCCTCATTGACAGCTTCAGTAAATCACGGGAGTTCATTCACCTTCCCTTTGTAATAGGtccaaatatttccttttctttaataaaCATACCTGATAAG CATGCGCGCTCAGGTGTTGGCTCTCCCACTGCTACCGATCCTAAAATCCCGTCCAGAGCCGGCAGGCGGTGCAAAACGGGACACAACAACCCAAAACCTCCTGAGGTGAAACAGCGACAGCACGCGCTCGCCCGCCGCTATCCCCCCACCCATGGGCCTGTCTCCACGGTAACGGCAGTGGGAGGGGCCCCGGCCGGCGGCGCAGAGTACGCCGGGAGCTGTAGTTCGCCCCCGTCGCCATGCGAGGGGGCGGGACCGGGGTGTTCTCGTCCACCGGCCGTTAGTGCCGGCGCCGCGGCGTGGAGAGCCATGGCGGGCGCCGAGCGGAAGAAGCACGTCCGGTTTGCTGCACCGGGACacgcggcggcggcagcggggccGCGCTTCCCCGGCGCGCCGCGCGCGGAGGTGGCCGTGGTCGGCGGCGGCTGGCGGTGCGGCCGGGGAGGGGACGGAGCGGTGCTGCGGTGGTGCATCTCTGGCGCGCTGTGTGCGGCCTTTCTGGGGCTG GGGATGAGCATTGCGGTGCTGGGGCCCACGTTCCAAAACCTGGCTGCCAACGTCCACAAGAACGTCAGCGACATCTACTACATCTTCGTGGGCCGGTCTCTAGGCTACCTGGGCGGGTCAGTGCTGGGCGGGCTGCTCTTCGACTGCATGAACGCACCCCTGCTTCTCG CATTATCCATGTTTGGGACAACCGTTGGTCTGTATGGGATACCCTGGTGTAAGAAATCCCTGCTGCTCACTGTCCTGATGTCAGTTATTGGGGCTTCCATGGGAATTCTAGACACAG GTGGCAATGTACTGGCACTGAACAcatggggagcagaggctgggcCTCATATGCAGGCCTTGCACTTCAGTTTTGCTGTTGGTGCTTTTGTGGCTCCGATCTTGGCTAAAATGGCCCTGGGAGGCTCCGACTCTAAAGACTTCGCAGTTGCTGAAAAGACAAACCAGTCGGTGCTGAGGTCTGTGCCAACAACATCGGCTGCATCAGCTATGTCAGCACTGAAACACCGTCTTGGTGCAGATTTTCAGTGGTCCTATGTTGTCATAGGCACCTATCTTCTGTTagtctctttcttcttttttatcttgTATTCAAAGGGCAGCTCAGCTCGGGACAAATCCAAGGCCTCTCTGCAGAAGTGTGTGTTTGCCAAATACCACTCTGCACTTATCAGTCTCCTGTTTATGTTCTTCTTCTGCTATGTGGGAGCGGAGGTCACGTATGGCTCCTACATATTTACTTATGCAAAAGTCTTTGCtgagatgaaagaaaatgaagcagctgCTTTGAATTCTGTCTTCTGGGGCGCATTTGCTGCTTGCAGAGGAGTGGCGATATTCTGTGCTGCTTGCTTATACCCTGGCATAATGATCCTGGTGAGTATCATAGGCTCTGCTGTCTCCTCTTTGTGCTTGGCCTTCTTTGCGAGGTCCCCAGCCTTGCTCTGGGTTGGAACTGCTGTGTATGGAGCATCAATGGCCACCATCTTTCCCAGTGGCATTTCCTGGATAGAGCAGTACACAGTGGTGCAGGGGAAATCGGCTTCTCTGTTTGTGATTGGTGCCGCACTGGGTGAGATGTGCATCCCTGCCGTGGTGGGCTATCTTCAGGGCAGGTTTCACCATGTCCCTGTGGTTGTGTACACTGCCTTGGTAACGTCTGCAGTCACTGTGGTACTCTTCCCTCTCATGTACAAATTGGCCAACTGTCCCAGAGAGAGCAGCTTGAAAGAAAGGAGTGAGAGTGAGGACCGGAAAGCTTTGTTGTCAAACGTGGGGCTtaatgaggatgaagaggatgaggaggatgTGAGGGAGTGGAATGAAGCAGACTTTGAGGTAATAGAAATGAATGACACGCTGAGAAACTCTGTGATAGAGACCTCCCGTAAGATACCAGGGGACTCTCCAGCCAAAGGCTCTCTCCAGCCCCGGCTGGACAATGTGTTGTGTGATTCTCCCGTGGTTGCTGGTGGCTCTCCTGGGAGGAAAAATGTGAACACTGACCGGGAGAAGAACGACTGA